From Pantoea sp. Ep11b, the proteins below share one genomic window:
- the lysC gene encoding lysine-sensitive aspartokinase 3 has protein sequence MSQTLIVAKFGGTSVADFEAMNRSADVVLQDASTRLVVLSASAGITNLLVALAEGQPAAQRATLLDDIRRIQYAIVDRLQRPAVIREEIDRMIDNISMLSEAASLANSHALTDELVSHGELMSTLLFVEILRERQVNAEWFDVRKVMRTDDRFGRAAPDVAVLAEQATTQLQPRIAQALVVTQGFIGSESEGRTTTLGRGGSDYTAALLGEALHAARVDIWTDVPGIYTTDPRVVPTAKRIDEITFEEAAEMATFGAKVLHPATLLPAVRRGIPVFVGSSKDPAAGGTRVCNETRNPPLFRALALRRKQTLLTLHSLNMLHTFGFLAELFAILARHNVSVDLITTSEVSVALTLDTTGSTSTSGSLLTQALLTELSSLCRVEVEEDLALVAIIGNQLSKACGVGKEVFGVLDPFNLRMICYGASSYNLCFLVPGDDAESVVRTLHHNLFE, from the coding sequence ATGTCTCAAACTCTGATTGTGGCAAAATTCGGCGGCACCAGCGTGGCCGATTTTGAAGCGATGAACCGCAGCGCCGATGTGGTTCTGCAGGACGCCAGCACGCGCCTGGTGGTGCTTTCCGCCTCGGCGGGCATTACCAATCTGCTGGTGGCGCTGGCCGAAGGCCAGCCGGCTGCCCAGCGCGCAACGCTGCTGGACGATATCCGCCGCATCCAGTACGCCATCGTTGATCGTCTGCAGCGTCCGGCGGTGATCCGCGAGGAAATCGATCGGATGATCGACAATATCAGCATGCTCTCCGAAGCCGCTTCGCTGGCCAACTCACACGCCCTGACCGATGAACTGGTCAGCCACGGCGAGCTGATGTCTACGCTGCTGTTTGTGGAAATTCTGCGTGAACGTCAGGTTAACGCCGAATGGTTTGATGTCCGCAAGGTGATGCGCACAGACGATCGCTTTGGCCGGGCCGCACCGGACGTCGCAGTGCTGGCGGAGCAGGCGACGACACAGCTGCAGCCGCGCATTGCACAGGCGCTGGTGGTGACACAGGGCTTTATTGGCAGCGAAAGTGAAGGGCGCACGACGACCCTGGGCCGTGGCGGCAGTGATTACACCGCCGCGCTGCTGGGCGAAGCCCTCCACGCCGCGCGGGTGGATATCTGGACCGATGTGCCGGGCATCTACACGACCGACCCACGCGTGGTGCCAACGGCAAAACGCATTGATGAGATTACGTTCGAAGAAGCCGCCGAAATGGCGACCTTCGGGGCGAAAGTGCTGCATCCGGCGACGCTGCTGCCTGCTGTCCGCCGCGGCATTCCGGTCTTCGTCGGCTCCAGCAAGGACCCGGCGGCGGGCGGCACCCGCGTCTGCAATGAAACCCGTAACCCGCCGCTGTTCCGTGCGCTGGCGCTGCGTCGCAAGCAGACGCTGCTCACGCTGCACAGTCTGAACATGCTGCACACCTTTGGGTTCCTCGCCGAACTCTTCGCGATTCTGGCGCGTCACAACGTCTCTGTTGATCTCATTACCACCTCCGAAGTGAGCGTGGCGCTGACGCTGGACACCACCGGCTCCACCTCAACCAGTGGCAGCCTGCTGACCCAGGCGCTGCTGACGGAACTCTCGTCGCTGTGCCGGGTTGAGGTGGAAGAAGATCTGGCGCTGGTGGCGATTATTGGTAACCAGCTGTCAAAAGCCTGCGGCGTTGGCAAAGAGGTGTTTGGTGTGCTGGATCCCTTCAACCTGCGGATGATCTGCTACGGTGCCAGCAGCTACAACCTCTGCTTCCTGGTGCCGGGCGATGACGCTGAAAGCGTGGTGCGGACGTTGCATCACAACCTGTTCGAGTAA
- the aqpZ gene encoding aquaporin Z has protein sequence MMKRLVAEALGTFVLVAGGCGSAILDAAFPELGIGFTGVALAFGLSVLVMAYAVGHISGGHFNPAVTLGLVAGGRFPASQAIPYILAQLAGGIAAGAVLYLIASGKGDFNATVSGFAANGYGEHSPGGFSLQAGMITEGVMTAIFLIVIMGATSERAPKGFAPVAIGLALTLIHLVSIPVTNTSVNPARSTAAALFQGGWALSQLWMFWLMPVIGAVIGGLIYRGLQE, from the coding sequence ATCATGAAAAGGTTAGTCGCAGAGGCGCTGGGTACGTTCGTACTGGTGGCGGGCGGTTGTGGGAGCGCCATTCTGGACGCGGCGTTCCCTGAGCTGGGCATCGGCTTCACGGGCGTGGCGCTGGCTTTCGGGCTGAGCGTGCTGGTCATGGCGTACGCGGTGGGGCATATCTCCGGCGGTCACTTTAATCCGGCGGTCACCCTGGGATTAGTGGCGGGCGGCCGTTTTCCGGCGTCACAGGCCATCCCCTATATTCTTGCGCAACTGGCGGGCGGCATCGCTGCGGGCGCAGTGCTCTATCTGATCGCCAGCGGCAAAGGTGACTTCAATGCCACGGTGAGTGGCTTCGCGGCAAATGGTTATGGCGAACATTCGCCAGGCGGCTTCAGCCTGCAGGCGGGCATGATCACTGAAGGGGTAATGACCGCTATCTTCCTGATTGTCATCATGGGCGCTACCAGCGAACGCGCGCCGAAAGGCTTCGCGCCTGTGGCGATTGGCCTGGCGTTAACCCTGATCCATCTGGTCAGCATTCCGGTAACCAACACCTCGGTGAATCCGGCCCGCAGCACCGCGGCCGCGCTGTTCCAGGGCGGCTGGGCGCTCTCTCAGCTCTGGATGTTCTGGTTGATGCCGGTTATCGGTGCAGTGATCGGTGGTTTGATCTACCGCGGTTTACAGGAATAA